Proteins found in one Candidatus Paceibacterota bacterium genomic segment:
- a CDS encoding pentapeptide repeat-containing protein, with translation MPPKPPLLPKPDKLTSLEFISLSDDSFFENLDLSGIDAMGSEASDVTIESSRISRTELTDSALIGLKLTDVFLEKTNLLNADIEKARLLRVEFLGSRLMGTKFTTSNLEHVTFKDCSLDYALFRFSKLKHVRFEKCVLTDADFQAAELTDVSFVDCSLENVEFSHAKLKDIDFSGSKLDGMHATPEQLRGATIDFSQVTHFIQLLGIKIK, from the coding sequence ACTCTCCGATGACTCATTTTTTGAGAATCTTGACCTCAGCGGTATCGATGCAATGGGAAGCGAGGCATCAGACGTTACCATTGAGTCCTCTCGCATCTCCCGTACTGAACTTACCGACTCCGCACTCATTGGACTAAAACTGACCGACGTTTTTCTTGAGAAAACAAACCTGCTCAATGCTGATATAGAAAAAGCGCGACTGCTTCGTGTGGAATTTCTTGGATCTCGACTTATGGGAACAAAGTTCACCACAAGTAATCTTGAGCACGTAACCTTCAAAGACTGCAGTCTCGACTATGCTTTATTCCGCTTTTCGAAACTCAAGCACGTCCGCTTCGAAAAATGCGTGCTCACTGATGCAGACTTTCAAGCTGCAGAACTTACCGATGTTTCCTTCGTTGATTGCTCACTAGAGAATGTTGAGTTCTCTCATGCCAAGCTAAAGGACATCGACTTTAGCGGCTCTAAACTCGATGGCATGCATGCAACCCCAGAGCAACTCCGTGGAGCTACGATTGATTTTTCTCAAGTTACGCATTTCATACAACTCCTTGGCATAAAGATAAAATAA
- a CDS encoding redoxin domain-containing protein: MTDCNDCTNCGPMRIGAKLPEMKLNAYHPKKDDIITIETSSLAGKWSIFMFYPADFTFVCPTELEEMAELYEGITKENAEVFSVSTDTAFAHKAWHDSSPAIKKVQFPMIGDPTGELALLFDVYIHEEGMALRGTFIVDPDGVLRTMEVHDNSIGRSAKETLRKLRAAKFVREHGGNVCPAAWEPGAETLQPGIKLVGKI, from the coding sequence GCTCCCAGAAATGAAGCTGAACGCATACCACCCAAAGAAAGATGATATTATCACCATTGAAACAAGCTCACTAGCAGGGAAATGGTCAATTTTCATGTTCTATCCTGCAGACTTCACCTTTGTCTGCCCAACAGAACTTGAGGAGATGGCAGAGCTCTATGAGGGAATTACAAAGGAGAATGCAGAAGTATTCTCAGTATCTACAGACACTGCATTCGCTCATAAGGCGTGGCATGATAGCTCACCAGCGATCAAGAAAGTGCAGTTCCCGATGATCGGTGACCCAACAGGAGAACTTGCTCTTCTTTTTGATGTATACATTCATGAGGAGGGAATGGCGCTTCGTGGTACCTTTATCGTTGATCCTGATGGTGTGCTCCGTACGATGGAGGTTCATGATAACTCAATTGGACGTTCTGCAAAGGAGACACTACGCAAGCTTCGCGCTGCAAAGTTTGTTCGTGAGCACGGTGGAAATGTTTGTCCTGCAGCCTGGGAGCCAGGAGCAGAGACACTCCAGCCAGGAATTAAGCTCGTCGGAAAGATCTAA